Part of the Rhinolophus ferrumequinum isolate MPI-CBG mRhiFer1 chromosome 25, mRhiFer1_v1.p, whole genome shotgun sequence genome, tcttttttatagtttctatgtccttttttatgtttactatctatCTGTTGgaattcttactaagttccttaaacattcttataaccagtgttttaaactctgtctctcgTAGGTTGGTGGCCACCATTtcgttttgttctatttctggaggtttctcctgttctggAGGTTTAAACATGTTCTCCtgacatgtttatttgtttcctcattctggctgctcctctgtgtttgcttctatgtattaggtagatcttttATGTTTCTTAGTCTTTTctcagtggccttatgtagtatgtgtcctgtgtagtCCAATGGCACAATCTCCCTCATCTCTTGTGTGTTCCAGGAGTACCACTTGAGGGCGTTATGTAtgttctcctgttgtaattgagccttgattgcttttagctcatcagtgggtgggactgactcctaggctgactattAGGATTGGCTACGCTCACAgggtatgagctgctgtgtgagggctaACCCCTCAGAGAGGGATTCTCCCCCATGGGCTTTtctgcctgttgagaccaccctttcagtgtgccacttgtggggctaaccagatagtactctggtgtggtctgaaactggcctttctggtgtctcttgggaagGGCCACCATGCAGGCCagtttcagccttgcctgtgactggctttCAGATACCTTgtaagagctacaaagctatatgtgctTGGCTAATGcctatgctggacctggaggcatgagGGGGTGGTTTCACTGTGAACAAGACCAGCTTCCACCAGTATTGTGCCTGGGGCAGCTTAGACAAAGGCCAAGGCCTAGggccccctaggcctgttgccatcTGCCAGCTTTCTGTAAAGCTCAGCTATTGACAAAGTCTTCTTAGGTGGCCAGCCGGGCTGGTTGACCCTGTATTGAGAATGCCTTTAGCAATGCAGCCctagctgggcagggcagggcagggtcacAAGGAGTCATGAGGTATAGCCGGTGGTTTTTCCAAGGTTAATAGAGATTTAGTTCTTGTGCCAGCGCCTGGCCTGTGACTACTTTGCAAAACACTTTGAGAATACagcagccagccactgcttgccTTGGGCTTGCAAATCCCTGAGAGTTACCCAAGAGAAGATGAGAcacaggttttgggtcactgCCCAGCACAAAAACTTCCCGGGGCTGCTGTGGGCCGCTCAGACAAGTTTTGCATCATAATTATGACTTTGATCCTTTAATTCTTGGGTATTTGTCCCAGGTTTGTAAGCTCTTATGACAGGCATAAACGCCTCTGTGCTCAGGGTTCTTAAAGGAAAAtggatgcattttcattttaagaccAGAATGAAAAAGATCGTTCTCAAAATCTGAACTACCACAAAAtggttttctctcctttcactttcagccttttaaaattatgtttcctgATTCCCTAATAGATTTTTGGGAAATATAATACTAGAGATTTTAATCCAAATGGGAGCATAAGCAGAGGGACAAATCTCTTGTGTTTGTGAGGTTTTAGGTTTTTCAACATTTGCTATCCCTCTAGGAtcctttgtaaataaaatttctcctcagcataatgaaaaaaattaaagccctGGTATAAATTTCACAGCCATCAGCATGTCTGTAAAGTGTTCAGTTCATAGCCCTTCCCTGGGATTCTCTCATGTTATATCTTGGACGGCAATACAAAACATCAGTTACATGTCTAAGTTAATCACTTATTTTAGAATTGTAAAATCTCACACATTTCTCTCTccttatattttgattttcacactttgtcatacagggtctctggtcccacttgctgcacaagaacgcaggatatggtgaggacagAAAGTAACACCAACAGTCATGGATAGAGGGTTCATACCACAatgttctcgctggcggctgggttggaggtacaggaagcaggagccacacgatccacaatcggCCGCccgcttctctaccaaccaaccaacgcccatttgctagctgcaatccacgcctgctagcccagccacgacagttacattagtggctaatggctaactggttacagctgatggccatctactacccgagccagcacctttctatgtgaggctgagagcctggaaactgctctctggggctctgtcctcacacactTTTATATAGaatcatttttatgtcttttacatatgtattcagctttgaaataaaaattttatttgtacatctttttattttaaaaaattattaaaatgcagaaaaatatagCAGTTCCTGATTCTGGTTCCTGACAAGATGCTGTACTAGCAGGTCCTCAGCCCAACCTCAGAGATGCACAGAGGCTATAAGCAGCGGTATTCAAACCCAGTGATGACCAAATTAGCTGACTTGGTCTGGAAGGACACAGTGGCTCAGGGACAGAAAGGCAGGCAACAGGATCTGAGGATGGGGTAAGAAGGGGGATGGAGCACTTGCatatgctttgttttctttccccaactGCTCCAGGCAGCTTATTGGCACCTCTTTGAATCTTTGGAGTTAAGAAAATAATGAGGCCCTGTTCGTGTAGTATTTATTTCAGGAGAATTTCAGATGTAGTATTTTACTATAGCAGTTTAGTGTAGTGGTCACTTGATGTCCCAGGGTTACACGGAAGGAATCAAGAGCTGTTTTTCAGGTGGAGACGGTTGACCTACCAGGTGCCCTGCGTTTATTTGTCTGACAGCCTTCTCTTGCTCTGGGACTCACTCAAAGCTGATGGCCTTATGAGCTCTGTTAGTAATTGGCACACTTACAACATACGATCATTTATGAGGGCCAGTTGTATCAGTGAATGTAATAAATGGAAAACTCTTTGAacactgtctggcacataatGAACACTGtgtaaatgtttgctattattgcTATGTATTTTAATAAGTACCAGTGTGAATCTTGCTTTCTTATTGGAcaacatgaattttagaattactttGACAAGTGCCATGAGTTCTTGGGATTTGGGTTAGaattatattaaagtattaatatatttaattaatcttttttatAATGTCAATCTTCCTTTCATAAATATGGCGtacatttccatttcttaaaatctcCTTTATGTATTTCAACTGAAGTTTATATTTTCCTCCATAACAGCCTTGCAGATTTTTGTGAGGCTTATTCCCAGAAAGTTTATGTATTCTGTAATTATCAtggaaagtatatttttcttatgaCATGTTATAATTGGTGCCGGGGCTGGAGGACTCTGGCTGCCTCAGGTGACTATTGCACATgtgtcatgtgggagaccctgctcgctgtgccatttgtcgtgcgaggtgacctgcggggcctctagtcccgctccccacataagaacacaggatatggctaggccaaaaaggaacacccacagccataggtaggggagtcataccactatagtctcaagGGTGGCACTATAGtgtcactggaggctggagtcacacaacctgcaacatgctgtccgcttctctgcctgccaaccgaccaactgaCTCTCTCGACTCCCTCGACTCCCTCACCAACCAGCACAGCCGTGGCAgctatatcaggggctaattggccaACCGGCaatagctgacggccaacaagccacagctgacggccatctactacccgagccagcacccttccatgtgaggccgagagcctggaaaccgctctcggggactctgtccccacaacatgtgTGGGCCCCATGGCTCTGAGGCACTGGACACGAGGAACCAGGCGGTCTCCTGAGGGGTGTGGTCTCAGAAGCTGACTGTGAGGAGCAAGGCATTTGCCTTATTAGAAGCCCTGACATACACATATGAGTATTTCCATTCTGAAGGTTGGTCTGGGCTAATCTGGACTGCCTGGCCAAAGTGAAGCCTGTTGGCCTATCCATGATTGCCTTCAATGAAAGATACCTGGAGGTTTTGATAGCTGAAGAAGTCCAGGACTCCATCAAATTGCAATAGAAATGGGGACTGACTAGGCCATTGCCACTTTAAAGCTGCCACTCATAAAGATATTTGATTTTCAAGAAAGGTTAAGGGCTCGTTTCATGCTGGGTGCTACACAGGGTGTTGAGAACCACCTGATGAGCTTCCCTTGCCTGGTGGGGCCTGGCTTCTTGGGGCACCTATTGCGCATGCGTGGGCCATGCAGCTCTGTGGCACTAGTGCACCATGACCCAGGTTGGTGACCAGAGAGGCAAGATGTCAGGGCCTGGCTCTATGGGGAACCAGACATCTGCCTAATGAAAAACTCTCATCTACACATACATTCATTTCCCCCTCTGAAGTCTGATCTGTGTAAATCTGGACTGCCTTGCAATTGGGTGGCCAAGCAACTGGACAAGTTTTCTCTCCAGTAAGATACTCTTGGACATTTTAAAGTTTAGAGCAGCTCAGGACTCCACCAAGCAGCAAGTTCAAATGTGGACTGACGGGACTGTGTCTGCTTTAAAGCTGCTATCGTACATAAAGTGATAGCTCCTGCTACGCTGGGAGCGAAGCAGAATATTGGGAACCTACTGTATGAACCCCCTAGGCCTGGAAGGTCCTGGCTGCCCTAGGTGTCTATTGTTTGAGAGCAATGCATGTCAGATGTGCTGGCACCAGAAACCAGGGAGGTATAGGTAGAGGCCAGGTCCCAGGCTTTTAGGGGGACAAGACTAATGCTTAACTAGAAGCCCTTACTTACACATatgcacatcatttttttttctcaaggctGATGTGGGAGAATCAGGACTACCTCGCCAGGACAAGGCCAAGAGACTCTGCCACAGTGCCCTCCAATGAGAGACACCTGGACATTTTGAAAGCTGGAGCAGCCAGGGACCACAACCAGAAACAAGTCCAAATAGGGACAGACTGGACTCTGGCTGCCTTAAAGCTGCTACCACATTAAGATTTATGGGAGGGGTGAAATGTCCTTCCATACTGGGGCTATAGTGCTATTGGGAACTGCCCAGACCAGCCTCCTAGTTTTAAAGTCCTCCTGTATGCCCCTGGTGCCTATTGGACATACATGGTTCATGCAGGTTTGGGGCTTTGAGCACCAGAAGCCATGGAGGGGTAGAGAGAGGCAGGTCCCAGGAGCTATCTGTTGGGGGGACACAGCACGTGGCTAATCAAAAGCCCTCACCTATACATACAGGCATTTCCCTTCTGAAGCATATGCTGGGGCAGTCTGTACTGCCTTATCAGGGCAAGTCCTTTCAGCCCTGCCATGGTCCCTCCAATGAAAGACATCTGGACTTCTTTTTTGAATTACAAAGCTAATTTTAATACTTTGGGGTGAGCCCCACAGGAATAAAAAACACTGGGAAGGGGTAACCCTCTCCTCCCCAGGAGTGGCCCAGGGGGAGAGGGGCTACCTGAAGGGAAGGAAGCACAAAAGGGACCCGCTGCAGACTCAGGGCAAAGAGAATGCCATCGGTGCTGGGACCTGTGAGCACTACAGGAGGAAACGCGAGCGTGGTGGGACTGGCTCCAGGCACACAGGCGAAGGGCAAGAGGGTTGGACACGAAGCCACAAAGCTACTTGGGTTCCTCCTTCTTCTCGTTTGCctttttctgcttctgcttcaTGATCTCCGAGTCCCTCTGCTTGCGGGCGGCAGCAGAAAGCCCGTCATCTCGGCGCTTTCCCTTAACCGAGTCGCTCTGCTTTTTCATATTCTTCTGGCGGGCGAGCTCGCGCTGGTTACCGCGGGTCATGGCGACGGCAGCGGCTCCGGCCTGCCTCTGTTGCGTCCCTTCGTACAGTACCTGGACTTCTTGATGGCTGGAGAAATCCGTGGACCATAACAGGCAGCAAATCCAAATGGAGACTGACTGGACTGTGTCCACTTGGAAACTGCCACCTCACTGAGATTTATAGGAGGAGTGAAAGATCCCTCTAACCTGGGCCTATGTAGGAGGTTGGGAACCATTCTGAAACCGCCCTGGCTTGGAGCACCCCTAGCTACCTCAGGCACCTATTGTGCATGCCCTGCGACACTGAGCACCATTAACCAGGCTGGTGACCAGAGACGCCAGGTCCCAAGAACTAGTTCTTGGGACAATACACATGCCTAATTAAAAGCCCTCCCCTtcacatattcaaatttccctccTGAAAGCTGAACTGGGAGTATTCAGAATGCCTAGCCAGAGCGAGGTCAGGTGGCCTGGCAATACATCCCTCCAGTGAGAGACACCTGGACATCAGCCTGGAATTCCATCAGGCAGCAAGTCCAAATGGGGACTGAGTAAAATGTGGCCTCTTTAAAACTGCTTCCtcacaaagatttttttggtAGGTGTGGGAGCCCTCTTCATGCTTGGGAACCCTTGTGAAGAGCCTCCCAGGCCTGGAGGCCCCTCTTTTCTCCGCCCTGCTGCCCCAGGAGCTTATTGTGTATGCTAAGGCAATGCAGATTAGGGGCACCAGCACCAGGAACCAGGCAGGTATAGTTAAGGACCAGGGCCCAGGAGCTCACTCTTCGGAAGACAAGACATATGCATAATTATAAGCCCTTACCTAAACAtatgcacttttttttccccccagaaggCTGACTTGGGAGAATCAAGATTGGCTAGCCAGGGCGAAACCAGGCCACTGGCTAAGTTTCTCTGCAGTGAGAGACACCTGCACATCTTGATGGCTAGACAAGTTGGGATCCCCTTGGGCAGCAAGTCCAAATGGGGACTGTAATGTCCGAGTGGGTTGTGGACCTGAGGTAAGGTGTCCGCTactctgggagctggaagaagatgcgTGGAGCCGAAGGCAGAGTAGACATACTTTATTCACTGggtttctggacacagccagcctCGTCGCTGGAGGCAGTCAGCCTCTTCAAGGTACAACCAGCAGCAGCCCCGTTTCTCAGTAGCCAGCCTCATAAAATGGTCAGACCTTTTATACCTTACAGAGACAaaagtggctcacagccaaggtgcttacataagCGTATACAAACAGCGACATCTTCAGGATGGACGGCGCCTGCGCAACATTTCATCTCATGTGACTGACGGGTGGCTGGGTCAGGGCCACCAGAGGGCCAGGGAGGGAACCTGACTGATTCCTTTGTCCTTACAGGGACTGACTGGCCTGAGGCTGCTTTAAAGCTGCCACCTTACAATGATTTCTAGGTGATGTAGGGGGCTCTGTTTATGCTGGGGACTATGTAGTGAGTTGGGAATCGCCCCAAAGAGCCACATGGTTATAAATAGCCCATGTCTGTTCCTGTTGCATTTTGTACATATGCCAGCAATGCAGGTCAGAAGCTCTGGAACGAGGAACAAGGTAGGTGTAGAGAGTGGCCTGGGCTAAGCCCTCACCTACACAAATGCACATTTCCCTTCCAACACTGACCTGGAAGAATCTGGACTGACTTCTCAGGGTGAAGCTGGGAGGTCCTGCCAAGTTTCTTCCCATTGAGAGACATCTGGACGTGTTGATGGCCAAAGAAGCCTGAGACACTATCAAACATCAAGTCCAAATGGGGTTTGACTGGCTGTGTCTACTGTAAAGCTGCCACCTCACTATGATAGTCGATGTCCAGGTGAGGTAGGGGTCTCCCTCCAAGCTGGGCCTAGGCAGGATGGTGAAACCACCTTGATGAGCTTTCCATGCCTGGGGAAACCCTGGCTGCCTTGGGCACCTATTATGCATGCGGAGGGGAAGCACAGTTCTGTGGCACTGAGCGCCATAAAACAGGCTGGTGTCCATAGAGGCAGGGTCCCAGAGGCTGGCTGAATCGGGAACAAGGCATTTGCCTAAGTAAATGCCCTCATCTACCTGTATGCACATTGCCCCTCCTTAAAGCTCAGCAGGAAAAATCTGAACTTCCAAGGTGAGGCCTGTCTGGCCTGATATGGTTCTCTCTAATGAGAGACATCTGGATGTTTTGATGGCTGGAGAAGCCCAGGGCTCCATCAAGAAGCAAGTCCAACTGGGGACTGATTGGGCTGCAGCTGCTTTAAAGCTGCCCCTTCACAATGATTTTTGGGAGACGTGGAGGCTCCTCCTCACTGGGGTGGAGGCTAGGCATGGGGTTGGGAACCACCCCATGAGTCCCCCAGGTCTGGACGTTCCAGGCTGCCTTGGGCAACTATTGCACTATGTGGACCACGCAGGTCGAGGACACTGGGCACCAGGAAACAGGCTGGTCTTTGGAGAGGCAGGGTTCCAGGGCCTGGATCTATGAGGAACAAGGCATTTGCCTAATTAAAAGCTGCCTCACCTATACACTTGCCCATTTCCCCGAAAGGATGATTGGATAAAGCTGGACTGCCTTGGTAAGGCAAGGCGAAGCAACAGGACAAAGTTTCCCTCCACTAAGAGACACCTAGACCTCTTGATAGCTGAAGAAGCCCAAAATTCCATCAGGCAGCAAGTCCAAATGGGGTCTAACAGGACTGTGGCCACATTAAAGCTGCTTATTTCAACAGTTTTGGGAAGGGGTGAAGCTCCCTCCAAACTGGGGGCTAAGCAGGGCATTGGGAATGACCTGGATGAGCCCCTTATGCTAGTGTGTAGGGTGTCTATTCTTGTATGTCACCCTTGAGCCCAATAAATTATGGATTTCTAATAGTTTGTTAGGGGATTCTCtagaattttgtataaaaatgatCATATTGTCTACAATgacaattttgctttttatattttaataatttttccacttttattttcgTTGTCTTGCTGAGTAAGGCCttcaatataatattgaaatataGTGGTAGTGGAATGCCTTATGTTGCTCCAAAATTTGATGTGACTACTTTTAAACTTGTACCATTGAGTAGATATGTGGTAGAAGATTTGTCGATAATAGTGATTATCTACCTGATGAGAGATAAACCTGGTGACCTGGGGatcttctcctcccccttctgATAGCTCAGCACAGAGCTGGCTTAGCAGAACTTTGGTAGCTCAATAGAACATACCAAGACCTGTTGGACTCCGGAGGTTCCCCTCTTTAACAAGGCCACTTCCTGGACCAGGGAGCTTCTACTTTGGCATTGTTACATAGAAGTACTCTGTCTCCTTGACCCTATAAATATGTAGAGTGTTATGAGAGTGGGGCCCCTCTGTATGGAGCACTGGCACATACAGACTGTCTACATGCAGTCTAAGCTGTGAGAAGATAAGAGTTGGGGAGGGGATGAGTGCCCTCTACTACCTCTGTGTTGGACTTCCCCCACGACCTTATTTTATATCTGCATTTTGGAGCACTAATGGTGTTTGTACAGGCTGCCTTTGCAGCGCAGTTGGGATAATTGGGACTAGGACTAGTTGCAGGACATGGTACCCTCTGCCTTCCACATACCAGAACTTATATGCctgctattttgttgtttttgtatttgtgtgtctgCACTATACTTGCTATTCTTTTGTCCACCTGTATAATTGCTGTGGTTCTTCTCTGTGCTGGACTGCATGGACTTATGATTGGTTACATGCTGTGATCCCTGGCTTTTGTACCTATAAAGTCAGTTAAATATATGGCCAAGAATAACCTGTAAATCTTGCCAAGATTGCACAATTGAAATGTCGCAAACCAAGAGACAAAAGCGCATTTAGTCCTTTCACACAAGATTTAATGGATGATATACAACACTGCATCCAAGTTCAACAGCCCTTTTTGGCCAGTGGAAATCACTGCTGCTTGGAGTTTGACTACAGAAATGTGGACAAGGTAGTAGCCACTGTACTCCCATTGTAGTAATATCATATAACTAAGGATGCCACTACACTTGCTACTTGGCCTTCTAGTGCCCTACTTATACtctgctagaaaaaaaaatcaaaatcagtttGCCTTAACCTGGAGTGGCACAACAGCAACACATCATCAATGAGCGGGAC contains:
- the LOC117017629 gene encoding small EDRK-rich factor 2-like, with protein sequence MTRGNQRELARQKNMKKQSDSVKGKRRDDGLSAAARKQRDSEIMKQKQKKANEKKEEPK